GGACGAGCTGCTTGCGCGCGCCGTCGTCGTTCCACGTCCGATCCCGCTTCACAATGTCCAGCAGATGATTGGCAGCATTGAGGCGATCGCCGTTGGCGTTGAGCGCCAGCGCCAGATCGAAGCGCGCCTGATGGTCGAGCGGGTTGGCGGCGAGCTTCTGCTCCAGTTCTGTGACCGGACCGAGCGATTTCGCCTGCTCGGCGAGATCGATCGCCGCCTGCACCGCCTTGACCGCGGCCTCGCCGCGCTTGGCCTCGGGGATCATCGCCAGCGTTTGCTTGGCCTGGTCGATCGCGTCGGTCTCGACATAGCAGCGGGCGAGGCCCGCCAGCGCCACGATATTGGTCGAGTCCTCCTGCAGCACCTCCGCGTAGATCGAAGCGGCCGTGCTCGTATCGCCCTCGTTCAACGCCGTTTCCGCCTCCTTCAGAAGGTCGGCGACACTGGCCGGGCCCGGCATGCCCTTGGTCAGCTTGTCGATGAAGGCGGTGACCTGGCTTTCCGGCAGCGCGCCCATAAAGCCGTCCGCGGGCCGTCCGTCGGCAAATGCGATCACGGCGGGAATCGATTGGATGCCCATCTGGCCCGGAATCTGCGGGTGTTCGTCGATGTTCATCTTGACCAGCTTGACCTTGCCCTTGGCGGCGCGGACCGCTTTCTCAAGAATCGGCGTAAGCTGGCGGCAGGGGCCGCACCAAGGAGCCCAGAAGTCGATCAAGACCGGCTGGCGTTTCGATTCCTCGATCACATCCTTAACGAAGGTCTGCGTCGTGGTGTCCTTGATCAGGTCGCCACCGGCTGGCGTGGCGCCATTGCCTTCAACTATCGTCACGTTCGTCCTCGCCCGGTTTGCAGTCCTGGTTCCATAGCATGCTCGCGACATAAATGGCGGTTTTGGTGGGATTTTCAATGCGGAACGGTCGCCGGGCTGTTTCTGAGGGTGCTTTGCGGCGCGATGCCTCGTTTTTACGGCCGACCAGTTTTTATCTTTGAAAATGAATGCCGTGGCCCCCACACAGCCTGTTGCAATGCGCACAGGGTTTTGGCATAGGAAGGCGGCTGCGCGGCCGCTGGCCGCCATTTCTCTCGGATGCGGGTGTAGCTCAGGGGTAGAGCACAACCTTGCCAAGGTTGGGGTCGAGGGTTCGAATCCCTTCGCCCGCTCCAGTTTTTCATAGAAAAATCAAGCACTTGAAGACGGCCCTTCGGGGCCGTTTTTGTTTAGAGTGGCATCCATCGGTCATGATCTAGGCGCAGTCTAGGCAACCGGATGGAAGTCGCCGGATGCGGTAGCGCGCTGACGGCGGTCCGCTGACAAGCGAACCAACCGCCGGCTGTCGTTCGGCGACATATGCGAATGCTTCTCATTAGCGTTTCAAAACTCATCGGATTATACTCCTGTCAGCGTCTGATGATCCGAATCGGTTGCACGGTTCGGACGGCCACAATTGCGGCGTGTCAACGGCATACCATTGAAAAGGTCGCGCATCAGCCGAACATAAAGTCTCCCGGTGACGCCAGACTAGGCGGGGCCGGAAGCGCCAGGAGGAGTTCCGATCACTGGCAGCGGGTATCGAACTGAGACATTTGCGCTATGCGGTCGCCGCTGCTCATTTCCAGAGCTTCAGGCGCGCGGCTGAGGAACTTGGTGTCAAGCAATCGACGCTGAGCCGCTGCATTCGCCAGATGGAAGACCGATTGGGCGTCAAGATATTCGAGCGAACCAGCGGCGGTGTGCGCCTGACGACCGCCGGCGCCGAAGTGCTGCGCACCTCCCGCCACCTTGTCGAAACCGTCGACCATATGGAGGCGACCGCCAAAGACATGGGCAAGGGCGAATCCGGCCAGCTCACCGTCGGGTTTTACACGTCGCTGTCGGCCGGAAATCTGCGCGCCAGCCTGATCGAATATGCAGCCCGCTTTCCGAAAGTGGACATTCAGACGATCGAGGGAACGCGGCGGAGCCTGTTCGCCGGCCTGGAGCGCGGCACGCTCGACGTCGCCATCGTCACCGGAGAGCCGACCGCACGCAATGTGAAGGCCATGCCGCTTTGGAGCGAGCGCGTCATGGTCGCGCTGCCCGAAGGCCACCGGCTGGCCAGCAACAACATCGTCTACTGGACGGATCTCAGGGACGAGACCTTCCTCCTCAGCCACCGTGATCCGGGACCGGAGATTCAGGACATCCTTCTGGCGAAGCTCGCCGCGCCCGGCGAGCGGCCGAAGGTCATCAGCCATGACATCAGCCGCGAGAACATCAAGAGCCTGGTCGGCGCGGGGTTCGGCGTCAGCCTGATGTGCGAGGCATGCATTGGCGCCAGCTATGCGGGCGTGGTCTATCGCGAGGCGCGCGATGGCAACGGCCCGAGCCGGATCAGCTATGCCGCCTACTGGCAAGGTGACAACGACAATCCGGCGCTGGCGCATTTCCTCAAGCTGCTCGAGGAGCGTTATCCCTTGCTGGGCAATGGCGATTGAGGGTTTCGCCGCGCCTTCGCGAATGCGCGATCGGTCGCCATGAAGCGTTCCACCATCGGGGCAATCAGCTTGGCCGGCTCGCCCACAGGCTGGCCCGTCTCCCGGCCCAGGACCTCGGCATAGGCGACGAGGTCGCGATGCACCGCGGCGGGAAGCTCGATGGTGAGTTTGACGGGTCGGTCGTCAGCGATGGGGCCGAGTTTCAGCTTCGCCATGTCAACTTCCGTAGGGCTCGAGGACAAGATCGCGCGTAACGACCACGCGGACCGGAAAGCCGGGCCGGATGGTCAGCGTCGGCGCCACGTTGAGCTGGCGCCGAACGATCTGCTGGCCGGCATCGTTGATCGTGTCCTGCGCCCCGCCGCGAATGGCGCTGATCAGCCGATCATTGTCGTCGGCGGCCAGTTCCGCGCCGATGCCGAGCAGGGTCGAGAGCGCGGCCGCCTTTGCGATGTCCCACCAATGATAGTCGACGCCGTCCTCGAGGCCGGCATAGCCTTCAGCGTCTGCACCCGGCTGGCGCTCGAGTACGATTGACCGGCCGTTCGGCATGATGAGGCGGTTCCAGACGAGGAGCACGCGCCTTTGGCCGAAACCGACGCCATTGTCGTACTGGCCGATCAGTCGTGTGCCCTGGGGCACGAGCAGCAGCCGGCCGGTCGGGCTGTCATAGACGTTCTCAGTCACCTGCGCGGTGATCTGGCCCGGCAGGTCGGAGCGGATGCCGGTGATCAAGGCCGCCGGGATGACGGCGCCCGCCTGGAGCACATAGGGAGAGGCCGGCGCGGCGATGCGGTCGGGCGAGACGGTGCGGCGGTCGACGGCCGCATTGAGGAAGGCGAGCTGCCGCTCCTGCGCCGAGGGTGTCGCCGGCTGCGGCGCCAGGCCCAGACTGGCGAGGTCGGGCAGGACCGGCTGATTGGACGACGCGGAATCGGGATTGGCGGCTGAAGGCGGGCGGGTCTCGGTCGCTGCGAACAGCCGGCTCGTGCGAGCGGCTTCGATCTCCTGGAGCCGGCGCTGCTCTTCGGCGCTAATGCCCGGGGTTGGCGCCGCCATTCCAGGCACCGGGACGGCCTGGCCGCGGTTCTGTGCGTCGAGGATTGGGCGGCCGAGATCGCCGGGAAGCGGTTGCCCCAGGATCGGACCGGTATAGTCGCGCGGCAGTCCGGCGAGGCCATCCGCCGTCGTGCGGTTCTCGGTCGAGTAGAGTTCCTGCGCCTGCTTTCCGCCGTCGCGGGTCTGGAGCGCGTAGATCAGCGCGCCGCCGATGCCGGCGCAAGCGATGAGGCCGATTCCGGCCAGCACCTTCGGCGACAGCCGCGTGACGCGCGGCGGCTCGGCGCGCAGACGCATGGCGGGCGGCGCCGCGGGCTCGCCGGTCAGCGGCCGAGCCTCGTCAGGCTCTGCCCCTTCCTCTTTCCGGGGATCATTGTCACTCACGACGCGGGCCTCCCATCGGTGCGCACGACGCGGACGCGCTTCTGGGAACTGCCGGCGCCGAAGCGCAGTTCGGCGGCGGCGAACAGCCGGTCGACGATCATGTAGTTGCCGCGCACGCGGTAATTGACCAATTCCGAGCTATTGCCCTCCGGCCCGACGATGAACAGCGGCGGCATCTCGCCCTGGCCGATCCCGCGCGGGAACTCGATGAAGACTTGACGGCCGTCGTCATAGGCGCGCAAGGGTCGCCACGGCGCCCGGTCACCTTCGACCGCATAGCGGAAATTGATGTTGGCAAGATCGACGCCGGTCGCGACGGGCTGGGCAGCCTGGGCCTCGGCATTCTGCCGGCGGAGCGCAATGAGCTGGTCCTGCGGATATTGCCAGGAGACCGAGGCCATATAGGTTCGCTCGGTCGACCGCAGCTCCATGTGGTAGGTGCGCCGGTCGGTGTTGATGACGAGATTGGTGGTGAGGTCGGCGCGTGTCGGCTTCACCAGGATGTGGATCTGTTTCGTCGCGCCCGATCCGCTCTCGGTGTCGCCGATGATCCAGCGCACGGTGTCGCCGGCGGCGACGGGACCGGAGCCGACGAGCTGCTCGCCGGGCTGGAGCGCGATATCGGTGATCTGGCCGACGGCGGTATAGACCTGATAGAGAGCTCCTCCCGTGAAGGGATAGACCTGCATCGCATTGATGAAGCCGTCGCGCACCGGCTGCACGCGCGCGGCCGCATTGGCCTGATTGACCCGCGCGGCGGGATCGGCAGGCTCGGGCGTGCGCTGCGCCTCATTCACCGGCTTCATCTGCCCAGGCAACGGCAAGGGCTTTGGCAGTTCAACCACCTGCACCGGCGCGGGCGGATCGGCGCGCAGCGTCGCCGGTGCTGCGTCATCATAGGAAATCTCAGGCGGTCTGTGCGTCGTCGCACAACCGGCGAGCGCGGTCGTGCAAAGCAGCAGAAGCGGCAGCGCGGATTTGCGCAAGGTCGGCAATACGATTGTGGGGAAAGCCGTGTTTCCGGCTTTGTGGAAATGCGGCTTCATTGCCCAAGCTCCCGTGACCAGTTGATGGCGTTGACGTAGATGCCGAGCGGGTTGGCCCGGAGTTTCTCGGTGTCGCGCGGCGGCTGCACGACGACGGTGAGGATGGCGGTCCAGCGCGAGGTCTCGGCGAGCGCGCCGTCCTGATAACGGCGCTCGGTCCAGGCGACGCGGAAAGACTCGGGCGACGCCCGGATGACGCTGGAGACGTCGATGGCGACCTGCTGCTTGCCGACCCTGGTGAAGGGATCGTTCGAGCGGGCATAGTCGTTGAGCGCCATCGCGCCCCGGTCGGTCGTGAAGTCGTAGGCGCGCAGCCAGTTCTGCCGCACGATGATCGCGTCGGCGGGAATCGAGCGGACCTGCTCGATGAAGCGGGCAAGGTGCCAGGCGATCTGGGGGTCGGTCGGTCGATAGTCTGCAACGGCCGGGGCCACCGCCTGCGCCTGGCCGAGATTGTCGACCTGCACCACCCAGGGGACGACGGTGCCGCGCCCCGATTGCCAGACGAGGGCCGCGGCGAATCCGGCCGAGAGGAACAGGCAGCCGAAGGCCATCAGCCGCCAGTTCCTCGCCTGGACGCGCGCCGAGCCGATGCGCTCGTCCCACACCTGCGCGGCCTTCTGGTAGGGCGTTTCCGGCGCGGGCGTCCTGCCGTAATGGGTGGATGGTCGTTTGAACATCAGCGATCACTTTCGGAAAGATTGATGGAAGAGCCCGAGCCATGGCTGTCGCCGGCGCGGACGGCGTGCGCGGCGGCGGACACGCCGTGACTCATGGTCTGGGAGCGCCTCATCCGCCTGGCCCAATCCGGCGGCCCGTCAGTTCGTTCGGACGCCTCGGTCGTTCGCCCGCCGATCGTGCCCATGATCGAAGTGCCGCCCGTGTATTCGAGGGCCGACTTGCCGCCCTCGGTGAAGCTCGATTTCACGGCTTGGGAGGCGCGCGTTGCTGCTCGGCGAAGGGGCGATATG
The sequence above is drawn from the Afipia sp. P52-10 genome and encodes:
- a CDS encoding LysR family transcriptional regulator gives rise to the protein MRYAVAAAHFQSFRRAAEELGVKQSTLSRCIRQMEDRLGVKIFERTSGGVRLTTAGAEVLRTSRHLVETVDHMEATAKDMGKGESGQLTVGFYTSLSAGNLRASLIEYAARFPKVDIQTIEGTRRSLFAGLERGTLDVAIVTGEPTARNVKAMPLWSERVMVALPEGHRLASNNIVYWTDLRDETFLLSHRDPGPEIQDILLAKLAAPGERPKVISHDISRENIKSLVGAGFGVSLMCEACIGASYAGVVYREARDGNGPSRISYAAYWQGDNDNPALAHFLKLLEERYPLLGNGD
- the trxA gene encoding thioredoxin; translation: MTIVEGNGATPAGGDLIKDTTTQTFVKDVIEESKRQPVLIDFWAPWCGPCRQLTPILEKAVRAAKGKVKLVKMNIDEHPQIPGQMGIQSIPAVIAFADGRPADGFMGALPESQVTAFIDKLTKGMPGPASVADLLKEAETALNEGDTSTAASIYAEVLQEDSTNIVALAGLARCYVETDAIDQAKQTLAMIPEAKRGEAAVKAVQAAIDLAEQAKSLGPVTELEQKLAANPLDHQARFDLALALNANGDRLNAANHLLDIVKRDRTWNDDGARKQLVQFFEAWGGADDATVEGRKRLSSILFS
- a CDS encoding DUF2274 domain-containing protein encodes the protein MAKLKLGPIADDRPVKLTIELPAAVHRDLVAYAEVLGRETGQPVGEPAKLIAPMVERFMATDRAFAKARRNPQSPLPSKG
- the trbF gene encoding conjugal transfer protein TrbF is translated as MFKRPSTHYGRTPAPETPYQKAAQVWDERIGSARVQARNWRLMAFGCLFLSAGFAAALVWQSGRGTVVPWVVQVDNLGQAQAVAPAVADYRPTDPQIAWHLARFIEQVRSIPADAIIVRQNWLRAYDFTTDRGAMALNDYARSNDPFTRVGKQQVAIDVSSVIRASPESFRVAWTERRYQDGALAETSRWTAILTVVVQPPRDTEKLRANPLGIYVNAINWSRELGQ
- the trbG gene encoding P-type conjugative transfer protein TrbG; this translates as MKPHFHKAGNTAFPTIVLPTLRKSALPLLLLCTTALAGCATTHRPPEISYDDAAPATLRADPPAPVQVVELPKPLPLPGQMKPVNEAQRTPEPADPAARVNQANAAARVQPVRDGFINAMQVYPFTGGALYQVYTAVGQITDIALQPGEQLVGSGPVAAGDTVRWIIGDTESGSGATKQIHILVKPTRADLTTNLVINTDRRTYHMELRSTERTYMASVSWQYPQDQLIALRRQNAEAQAAQPVATGVDLANINFRYAVEGDRAPWRPLRAYDDGRQVFIEFPRGIGQGEMPPLFIVGPEGNSSELVNYRVRGNYMIVDRLFAAAELRFGAGSSQKRVRVVRTDGRPAS
- a CDS encoding TrbI/VirB10 family protein; the protein is MSDNDPRKEEGAEPDEARPLTGEPAAPPAMRLRAEPPRVTRLSPKVLAGIGLIACAGIGGALIYALQTRDGGKQAQELYSTENRTTADGLAGLPRDYTGPILGQPLPGDLGRPILDAQNRGQAVPVPGMAAPTPGISAEEQRRLQEIEAARTSRLFAATETRPPSAANPDSASSNQPVLPDLASLGLAPQPATPSAQERQLAFLNAAVDRRTVSPDRIAAPASPYVLQAGAVIPAALITGIRSDLPGQITAQVTENVYDSPTGRLLLVPQGTRLIGQYDNGVGFGQRRVLLVWNRLIMPNGRSIVLERQPGADAEGYAGLEDGVDYHWWDIAKAAALSTLLGIGAELAADDNDRLISAIRGGAQDTINDAGQQIVRRQLNVAPTLTIRPGFPVRVVVTRDLVLEPYGS